A section of the Gloeobacter violaceus PCC 7421 genome encodes:
- a CDS encoding SirB1 family protein: MEQSSARQRFIRVLQQPEVQIDLAEAALYIALEAYPGLDVEEYLNALDTMAEEVRERIEGERYPLRMLQGINRYLYDDLGFRGNEEEYYDPRNSFLNEVIDRRTGIPITLALVYLEIARRVDFPMVGVSMPGHFLIRPDRSDMEIHIDAFHRGEILFREDCGERLERIYGRRLELHPAFFEAVGARRFLARMLTNLKFAYWVRSDWQSALGTVERLLVIFPNTPAEWRDRGILHYRLGHPTAARADLENYLRSAPGAEDSARIRQLLDELQKQDR, encoded by the coding sequence ATGGAGCAATCGTCGGCGCGACAACGTTTTATCCGGGTGCTGCAGCAGCCCGAGGTGCAAATAGACCTGGCGGAAGCAGCGCTCTATATTGCCCTGGAAGCCTATCCCGGACTCGATGTCGAGGAGTACCTCAACGCCCTCGATACGATGGCTGAGGAGGTGCGCGAGCGCATCGAGGGCGAGCGCTATCCGCTGCGCATGCTGCAGGGCATCAACCGCTATCTCTACGACGATCTGGGCTTTCGGGGCAACGAAGAAGAGTACTACGATCCGCGCAACAGCTTTCTCAACGAGGTGATCGACCGCCGCACGGGGATTCCGATTACCCTGGCGCTGGTGTATCTAGAGATTGCCCGGCGGGTGGACTTTCCGATGGTGGGGGTGAGTATGCCGGGACACTTTTTGATCCGTCCCGACCGCTCCGATATGGAGATCCACATCGATGCCTTTCATCGGGGTGAAATTCTCTTTCGCGAGGACTGCGGGGAACGCCTGGAACGTATTTACGGCCGACGCCTGGAGTTGCATCCGGCTTTTTTCGAGGCGGTGGGCGCCCGGCGTTTTCTAGCGCGGATGCTCACGAACCTCAAATTTGCCTACTGGGTGCGCTCCGACTGGCAGTCGGCCCTTGGCACCGTCGAGCGGCTTCTGGTGATCTTCCCAAACACGCCCGCCGAGTGGCGGGACCGGGGGATTCTGCACTACCGGCTGGGACACCCCACCGCGGCGCGTGCGGATCTCGAAAATTACCTGAGGAGCGCTCCTGGAGCCGAGGATTCCGCCCGCATCCGGCAGTTGCTCGACGAACTTCAAAAGCAGGACCGATAA
- a CDS encoding efflux RND transporter permease subunit: MNWNISAWSIRNPVPTIVLFLVLTVAGIVSFFSLGIDENPNIDVPVVAVTVTQTGAAPQELETQVTRKVEDSVAGVGNVEHIISTVNDGVSNTTIRFVLGTNTDRAVNDVRDAVTKIRQQLPQGINEPIIQRIDFSGGPFISYTISADKRSAVELSWLVDNDIARSLLSVPGVSQVQRSGGVDREIRINLDPNRLQALGVTADQVNAQIRSLNIDLPGGRGEVGPSEQAIRTLGSAPTIERLRSTQIALPNGTLARLDTIGTVTDGPAEQRQLAFLNGKPAVSFSVIRSTGSNLVDVEKGVEKKVEELRKSMPGDIRIQMIRTTADFVHMSYDASIEALLLGAGLAVVVIWFFLRDWRSTFIAGLAMPLSAIPTFAVMKVAGFTLNNMSLLALALVVGILVDDAIVEIENIVRHIGMGKRPFQAALDAADEIGLAVVATTMTIVVVFVPVAFMGGIPGQFFRQFGWTVAAAVLFSLVVARMATPLMAAYLMKPLPHAEEKGRLVRTYDRVLGWALAHRVWTLVFAVAFFAGSVALIPLLPTSLIGAVDRGETVLSVDLPPGSSLQDTRRKVDQITRIVQARPEVTKIFASVGTPSTQGSYSAGEVNKASLYIVLKPREERSISQEQFEAQIREPLKQVAGVRITTAGTGVSGGKPMQIVLTGDDPVTLNRAADALTNQMRSQPGLIDVTSSAALLRPEILVRPDFARAADQGVSVQSIARTALIATLGDIDANLAKFNLSDRQINIRVQLDPAFRADLATVENLRVVGNNGLVPLKSVADISVGSGAAQIDRYDRARKVSIEANLAPGTELGTALRTVRKLSAFMNLPAGVKEQPAGDSEIQRDVFSGFMYAIAAAVLLIYAVLVLLFGGFLQPLTIMMSLPLSLGGAFIGLLFFGKSLGLYALIGIIMLMGLVTKNAILLVEYCLMAMKEGRPRLEALMSAGEARMRPILMTTIAMIAGMMPIALGIGAGSEVRSPMAVAVVGGLITSTLLTLVIIPVVFTYVDDLQNWLLGNFRRAPRELSEAYRTPTVPVPSQQQE, encoded by the coding sequence ATGAACTGGAACATTTCTGCCTGGTCGATCCGCAACCCGGTGCCGACCATCGTGCTCTTTCTCGTGCTCACCGTGGCCGGGATCGTCTCGTTTTTCTCGCTGGGCATCGACGAGAACCCGAATATCGACGTGCCGGTGGTGGCGGTGACCGTCACCCAGACCGGGGCGGCGCCGCAGGAACTGGAGACCCAGGTCACCCGCAAAGTCGAAGATTCGGTGGCGGGGGTGGGCAACGTCGAGCACATCATCTCGACGGTCAACGACGGGGTCTCCAACACGACCATCCGCTTTGTGCTGGGCACCAACACCGACCGGGCGGTCAACGACGTGCGCGACGCGGTCACCAAGATTCGCCAGCAACTGCCCCAGGGGATCAACGAGCCCATCATCCAGCGCATCGATTTTTCGGGCGGGCCGTTTATCTCCTATACGATTTCCGCCGACAAGCGCTCGGCGGTCGAATTGAGCTGGCTGGTCGACAACGACATCGCCCGCTCGCTGCTTTCGGTACCGGGCGTCTCCCAGGTGCAGCGCTCAGGCGGCGTGGACCGCGAAATCCGCATCAACCTCGACCCCAACCGCCTGCAGGCGCTGGGGGTGACCGCCGATCAGGTCAATGCCCAGATTCGTTCGCTCAACATCGATCTTCCGGGCGGCCGGGGCGAAGTCGGCCCCTCCGAGCAGGCCATCCGCACCCTCGGCAGTGCCCCCACCATCGAGCGTCTGCGCTCCACGCAAATTGCGCTCCCGAACGGTACCCTCGCCCGCCTCGACACGATCGGCACCGTCACCGACGGCCCGGCTGAGCAACGGCAGCTGGCCTTCTTAAACGGCAAACCGGCGGTCTCCTTCTCGGTGATCCGCTCCACCGGCAGCAACCTGGTGGATGTCGAAAAAGGGGTCGAAAAGAAAGTCGAGGAGTTGCGCAAGTCCATGCCGGGTGACATCCGCATTCAGATGATCCGCACCACCGCCGATTTTGTCCACATGTCCTACGACGCATCGATCGAAGCGCTGCTGTTGGGGGCGGGCCTCGCGGTGGTGGTCATCTGGTTTTTCCTGCGCGACTGGCGCTCGACTTTTATCGCGGGCCTCGCCATGCCGCTGTCGGCCATCCCGACTTTTGCGGTGATGAAAGTGGCGGGCTTCACGCTCAACAACATGTCGCTGTTGGCGTTGGCGCTGGTGGTGGGCATTCTCGTCGATGACGCCATCGTCGAAATCGAAAACATCGTCCGCCACATCGGCATGGGCAAGCGTCCCTTCCAGGCGGCCCTCGATGCGGCGGACGAAATCGGCCTGGCGGTGGTGGCCACCACGATGACGATCGTGGTCGTCTTTGTGCCGGTGGCCTTCATGGGCGGCATTCCGGGGCAGTTCTTCCGCCAGTTCGGCTGGACGGTGGCGGCGGCGGTGCTCTTCTCGCTGGTGGTGGCGCGCATGGCCACCCCGCTGATGGCCGCCTACTTGATGAAACCATTGCCCCACGCCGAAGAAAAAGGCCGGCTGGTGCGCACCTACGACCGGGTATTGGGCTGGGCGCTCGCCCACCGGGTCTGGACGCTGGTGTTCGCCGTCGCCTTTTTTGCCGGCAGCGTCGCCCTGATTCCGCTTTTGCCCACCTCGCTCATCGGAGCGGTCGATCGGGGGGAGACGGTGCTGAGTGTCGATTTGCCGCCGGGCTCTTCTTTGCAGGACACCCGCCGCAAGGTCGACCAGATTACCCGGATTGTCCAGGCCCGCCCCGAAGTTACCAAGATCTTTGCCTCGGTGGGCACCCCCAGCACCCAGGGCAGCTACAGCGCCGGGGAAGTCAACAAAGCGAGCCTTTACATCGTGCTCAAGCCGCGCGAGGAGCGTTCGATCAGCCAGGAACAATTCGAAGCGCAGATTCGTGAACCGCTCAAGCAGGTGGCCGGGGTGCGCATCACCACCGCCGGTACCGGTGTCAGCGGCGGCAAACCGATGCAGATTGTGCTCACCGGCGACGACCCGGTGACCCTCAACCGGGCCGCCGACGCCCTCACCAACCAGATGCGCTCCCAGCCGGGCCTCATCGACGTCACTTCCAGTGCGGCCCTCCTGAGGCCCGAGATCCTGGTGCGGCCCGATTTTGCCCGCGCCGCCGATCAAGGCGTCTCGGTGCAGTCGATCGCCCGCACGGCCCTGATCGCCACCCTGGGCGACATCGACGCCAATCTGGCCAAGTTCAACCTCTCCGACCGTCAGATCAATATTCGCGTCCAGCTCGATCCGGCTTTTCGCGCCGATCTGGCTACGGTCGAGAACCTGCGGGTGGTGGGCAACAACGGCCTGGTGCCCCTCAAGTCGGTGGCGGATATCTCCGTGGGTAGCGGGGCTGCGCAAATCGACCGCTACGACCGCGCCCGCAAAGTCTCGATCGAGGCGAATCTTGCCCCCGGTACCGAACTGGGGACGGCGCTGAGGACCGTGCGCAAGCTGTCCGCCTTCATGAACTTGCCCGCAGGGGTCAAAGAGCAGCCGGCCGGCGACTCCGAGATCCAGCGCGATGTGTTTAGCGGCTTTATGTACGCGATTGCCGCCGCCGTGCTGCTCATTTACGCGGTGCTGGTGCTGCTATTTGGCGGTTTCCTCCAGCCGCTGACGATCATGATGTCGCTGCCTCTGTCGCTGGGTGGAGCGTTTATCGGGCTGTTGTTCTTCGGCAAGTCCCTGGGGCTCTACGCGCTGATCGGCATCATCATGCTGATGGGTCTGGTCACCAAGAATGCCATCTTGCTGGTCGAATACTGCCTGATGGCTATGAAGGAGGGCCGCCCCCGCTTGGAGGCGCTGATGAGCGCCGGTGAAGCGCGCATGCGGCCCATCTTGATGACCACGATCGCCATGATCGCGGGCATGATGCCCATCGCCCTGGGCATCGGCGCGGGCTCGGAGGTGCGCTCCCCCATGGCCGTGGCCGTGGTCGGAGGTCTGATCACCTCGACCCTGCTCACGCTGGTGATCATCCCGGTGGTCTTCACCTACGTCGATGACCTGCAGAACTGGCTTTTGGGCAATTTCCGCCGCGCACCGCGCGAGCTTTCGGAAGCCTACCGCACCCCCACCGTGCCGGTGCCCTCCCAGCAGCAGGAATAA
- a CDS encoding efflux RND transporter periplasmic adaptor subunit: protein MSNSEHSPRENQGIRATPSTVADPEHVPPVAPKKPANSRSQWLGLALGLAVIGGGAWILHARSASEAKTEAPAAQAAKPQPVVTVTTATAAYAPMARNLEVTGSISAWDPLAIGAEASGLRIDQVLVEEGDRVRRGQTLVVLNDDILRAQLSQAEARLASARVTVSQRRAALAKAQATANEARANLQRYQSLGKQGAISSQEVLARETLGQGAQADLDQAQLAITSAEASAQENQAQIAQLRAQLAQTRILAPDDGLVAKRDARLGEIVSSGKVLFTLVRDNRLELRAQVPEMDLPKVTAGQSVLVTSDADRQIVVTGRVRQITPQIDERTRLGVVRIDVPSVSGLRPGMFVRGQVRLGSQKALLVPAQAVLSGEDSSQVFVLVGEQARTRTVSAGARNGDSVEIKSGLKPGERVIVAGAGYLKDGDYVRLPK from the coding sequence ATGAGTAATTCAGAGCATTCGCCCAGAGAAAATCAAGGCATTCGGGCGACCCCATCCACGGTGGCCGACCCCGAGCACGTCCCGCCCGTGGCGCCCAAAAAGCCCGCCAACTCCCGCAGCCAGTGGCTCGGCCTGGCGCTGGGTCTTGCGGTCATCGGAGGCGGCGCCTGGATATTGCACGCCCGCTCCGCCTCCGAGGCCAAGACCGAGGCTCCCGCCGCCCAGGCGGCCAAACCCCAGCCGGTGGTGACGGTGACCACCGCCACGGCGGCCTACGCGCCGATGGCGCGCAACCTCGAAGTGACCGGCTCGATTTCCGCCTGGGATCCGCTCGCCATCGGGGCGGAGGCGAGCGGCCTGCGTATCGACCAGGTGCTGGTCGAAGAGGGCGACCGCGTCCGGCGCGGCCAGACGCTGGTGGTGCTCAACGACGACATCCTCCGCGCTCAGCTCTCGCAAGCCGAGGCGCGCCTGGCGAGCGCCCGGGTAACGGTTTCCCAGCGCCGTGCGGCCCTCGCCAAGGCCCAGGCGACTGCCAACGAGGCGCGCGCCAACCTCCAGCGCTACCAGAGCCTGGGCAAGCAGGGTGCGATTTCTTCCCAGGAGGTGCTCGCCCGCGAGACCCTTGGCCAGGGTGCTCAGGCCGACCTCGATCAAGCCCAGCTGGCCATCACCTCCGCCGAGGCGAGCGCCCAAGAAAACCAGGCCCAGATTGCCCAGCTGCGCGCCCAACTGGCCCAGACGCGCATCCTGGCTCCGGACGACGGCCTGGTGGCCAAGCGCGACGCCCGTCTGGGTGAGATTGTCTCCTCCGGTAAGGTGCTTTTCACCCTCGTGCGCGACAACCGTCTGGAGCTGCGCGCCCAGGTACCTGAGATGGATTTGCCCAAAGTCACCGCCGGGCAGAGTGTGCTGGTCACCTCCGACGCCGACCGGCAGATCGTCGTCACCGGCAGGGTGCGCCAGATCACCCCCCAAATCGATGAGCGCACCCGTCTGGGTGTCGTGCGCATCGACGTACCCTCGGTGAGCGGCCTGCGCCCCGGCATGTTCGTGCGCGGCCAGGTGCGCCTGGGGTCGCAAAAGGCGCTTTTGGTGCCTGCCCAGGCGGTCCTCAGCGGCGAAGACAGCTCCCAGGTCTTCGTGCTGGTGGGCGAGCAGGCCCGTACCCGCACGGTCAGCGCCGGAGCGCGCAATGGCGACAGCGTCGAAATCAAAAGCGGTCTGAAGCCCGGCGAACGGGTGATCGTCGCCGGGGCCGGCTACCTCAAAGACGGCGATTACGTCCGCCTGCCCAAGTAG
- a CDS encoding MarR family winged helix-turn-helix transcriptional regulator — MTLAETRQLPARILNDFERSHPQPLVLVLNLLRVGSLLDKEITDYLSRYDLTGPQVGVLRILSHYYEHGRDGMPLSEIGECLAVTKANMTGMVDRLERDGLVVRENDPTDRRIKRVRLTPKAHELHARFKPGLLQYLTELMAVLGASEKEQLLDSLGKLRRVLGDAAVSEPDGCDPGVVAQ, encoded by the coding sequence ATGACACTGGCCGAAACCCGGCAGTTGCCTGCCCGCATTCTCAACGATTTTGAGCGCTCCCATCCCCAGCCGCTTGTGCTGGTGCTCAATTTGCTGCGGGTCGGTTCATTGCTCGACAAAGAGATCACCGATTATCTGAGCCGCTACGACCTGACCGGGCCGCAGGTGGGGGTGCTGAGGATCCTGAGTCATTACTACGAACATGGCCGCGACGGCATGCCGCTTTCAGAGATTGGCGAATGTCTGGCGGTGACCAAAGCCAATATGACCGGCATGGTCGACCGACTGGAGCGCGACGGTCTAGTGGTGCGCGAGAATGATCCGACCGACCGACGCATCAAGCGTGTGCGGCTTACCCCCAAGGCCCACGAACTGCACGCGCGTTTTAAGCCTGGTTTGCTGCAGTATTTGACCGAATTGATGGCGGTGCTCGGGGCTTCTGAGAAGGAGCAACTGCTCGATAGCCTGGGCAAATTGCGCCGCGTGCTCGGAGATGCGGCTGTAAGTGAGCCGGACGGCTGCGATCCTGGGGTAGTGGCGCAATAG
- a CDS encoding DUF4142 domain-containing protein — protein sequence MGKRRLAFVCALALSCGPLPAFAQELPPLQAESQSPMPQVQTPPAEDVDAGLLRLTAEYGIRQIALAQLAMQTSTNPRVVEYARQVILFHTGINGSLSELASQKGVTLPQSPNTIASEARTSLLELNGRLSALNGTRFDEAYLDAIGGDHRAFVEACERLGAAGNDFKIKAFTTSNKIKVQTQIAQASALARTAVPTAAKPAPRK from the coding sequence ATGGGCAAACGCAGACTGGCTTTTGTGTGTGCCTTGGCGCTGTCGTGTGGGCCTCTTCCCGCTTTCGCCCAGGAGTTGCCGCCCTTGCAGGCGGAGTCGCAATCCCCGATGCCGCAGGTACAAACGCCCCCCGCCGAAGATGTCGATGCCGGGCTGTTGCGCCTGACGGCCGAGTACGGCATCCGGCAGATCGCCCTGGCCCAACTGGCTATGCAGACGAGCACCAATCCGCGCGTAGTCGAGTACGCCCGCCAGGTGATTTTATTTCATACCGGCATCAACGGCAGCCTCTCAGAACTTGCCTCCCAGAAGGGCGTCACTTTGCCCCAGTCCCCAAACACGATCGCCAGCGAGGCGCGCACCAGTCTGCTCGAATTGAACGGTCGCCTCTCGGCACTCAATGGCACGCGCTTCGATGAAGCCTACCTCGATGCGATAGGGGGCGATCACCGTGCCTTTGTCGAGGCGTGTGAACGCCTCGGCGCGGCAGGAAATGATTTTAAGATCAAAGCCTTCACCACCAGCAACAAAATCAAAGTCCAGACGCAGATTGCCCAGGCTTCGGCCCTCGCCCGCACTGCAGTGCCAACCGCCGCCAAGCCCGCTCCTCGCAAGTAA
- a CDS encoding SOS response-associated peptidase: MCGRFTLAASPEAVAAVFELPEAPPLTPRYNIAPSQPVCAVRAGEATRREAVFLRWGLIPSWSKDPAIGNRLINARAETLAEKPSFRAAFKARRCLVVADGFYEWQRQDGKKQPFYLRLRDARPFAFAGLWERWEPGEGPTVETCTIITTAANAVLAPIHERMPVILAPDDYERWLDPSLHQADALLSLLRPYPPEAMHSHPVDIRVGNPAYDDPRCVEPVD, translated from the coding sequence ATGTGTGGAAGATTTACCCTCGCCGCTTCGCCCGAGGCAGTGGCCGCGGTCTTTGAACTGCCGGAGGCGCCCCCACTGACGCCCCGCTACAACATCGCTCCCAGCCAGCCGGTCTGTGCAGTGCGTGCTGGAGAAGCCACCCGTCGCGAGGCGGTTTTCCTGCGCTGGGGACTGATTCCCTCCTGGTCAAAAGATCCAGCCATCGGCAACCGGCTTATCAACGCCCGCGCCGAGACCCTGGCTGAAAAGCCTTCGTTTCGCGCCGCCTTCAAAGCCCGCCGGTGCCTGGTGGTGGCCGACGGGTTTTACGAGTGGCAGCGCCAGGACGGCAAAAAGCAACCGTTCTACCTGCGCCTGCGGGATGCCCGCCCTTTTGCCTTCGCCGGTCTATGGGAGCGGTGGGAGCCGGGCGAAGGCCCAACCGTCGAGACCTGCACGATTATCACCACCGCAGCCAACGCTGTGCTGGCGCCTATTCACGAGCGCATGCCGGTGATTCTGGCACCGGACGATTACGAGCGCTGGCTCGATCCCAGCCTGCACCAGGCGGATGCGCTGCTGTCGCTGCTGCGGCCTTACCCGCCCGAGGCCATGCACTCCCACCCGGTTGATATCCGGGTGGGTAACCCTGCCTATGACGATCCCCGCTGCGTCGAGCCTGTGGACTGA
- the glnT gene encoding type III glutamate--ammonia ligase has translation MTVPLSELAREKGIRYFLISFTDLFGTQRAKLVPTQAIDAIAASGAGFAGFAAWMDMSPADPDMFAHPDAGSVFQLPWQPEVAWMPADLFTPEGTAIAQTPRLVLKRVLKLALELGYRVRTGVECEYFLLAADEVQIADSRDFQSKPCYDQQALMRRYAVISEICDAMNALGWGAYQNDHEDANGQFEMNWTYADALVTADRHAFFKYMVKTVAEKHSLRATFMPKPFMHLTGNGCHTHLSVWDSEGKVNRFDDPRGELGLSPLAYHFIGGVQHSAEALCAFANPTVNSYKRINAPITASGATWSPNTISYSGNNRTHAIRIPEPGRFELRLADGAANPYLLPAALTAVGLDGIAHQRDAGPRRDNNSYTNPLPPESAKPLPANLLDALRALESDTVLSEAMGADFVASYLKLKHREWQDYCARVTPWELEHTLDC, from the coding sequence ATGACTGTTCCACTTTCAGAGCTTGCCCGCGAAAAGGGCATCCGGTACTTTTTGATCTCTTTTACCGACTTGTTCGGCACCCAGCGGGCCAAACTGGTGCCGACCCAGGCCATCGACGCGATAGCCGCCAGTGGTGCGGGGTTCGCGGGCTTCGCCGCCTGGATGGACATGAGCCCCGCCGACCCGGACATGTTCGCCCATCCCGATGCAGGCTCTGTGTTCCAACTGCCCTGGCAGCCGGAGGTGGCCTGGATGCCGGCGGACCTGTTCACCCCCGAAGGCACGGCGATCGCCCAGACTCCGAGGCTGGTGCTCAAGCGGGTGCTGAAACTGGCCCTGGAGCTAGGTTATCGCGTCCGTACGGGTGTCGAGTGCGAGTATTTTCTGCTGGCGGCGGACGAGGTGCAGATTGCCGACTCCCGTGATTTTCAGAGCAAACCCTGCTACGACCAGCAGGCGCTGATGCGCCGCTACGCGGTGATCTCGGAGATTTGCGACGCCATGAACGCCCTTGGGTGGGGTGCCTATCAGAACGACCACGAGGATGCCAACGGCCAGTTCGAGATGAACTGGACCTACGCCGACGCGCTGGTGACCGCCGATCGCCACGCCTTTTTCAAGTACATGGTGAAAACCGTTGCCGAGAAGCACAGCCTGCGGGCTACTTTTATGCCCAAACCGTTTATGCACCTCACCGGCAACGGCTGCCACACCCACCTCTCGGTCTGGGACAGCGAGGGCAAGGTCAACCGCTTCGACGATCCCCGGGGAGAACTGGGCCTCTCGCCGCTCGCCTATCACTTTATCGGCGGTGTGCAGCATTCGGCGGAGGCGCTGTGCGCCTTTGCCAATCCGACCGTCAATTCCTACAAACGCATCAACGCTCCCATTACCGCCTCCGGCGCCACCTGGTCGCCCAACACCATCAGCTACAGCGGCAACAACCGCACCCACGCCATCCGCATCCCCGAACCGGGCCGCTTCGAGTTGCGCCTGGCCGACGGAGCGGCCAACCCCTACTTGCTGCCCGCCGCCCTCACCGCCGTGGGCCTCGACGGCATCGCCCACCAGCGCGATGCCGGCCCGCGCCGTGACAACAACAGCTACACCAACCCTCTGCCCCCGGAGAGCGCCAAACCCCTGCCGGCCAACCTGCTCGACGCCCTGCGCGCCCTGGAGAGCGACACCGTTTTGTCCGAAGCGATGGGTGCGGATTTTGTCGCGTCTTACTTGAAGCTCAAACACCGCGAATGGCAGGATTACTGCGCCCGTGTCACTCCTTGGGAACTGGAACATACCCTCGATTGCTAG
- a CDS encoding alpha/beta fold hydrolase, with translation MTRSAEAFALENFALQCGTVLTRAQLVYQTHGELARGRDNAVLYPTSYGARHADIDWLIHPDRILDPRRYFVIVVNMFGNGLSTSPSNCEKCALAEQRFWFTHFDNVRAQERLLIEVFGIERLAMVYGWSMGAQQAYHWGALYPERVERIAALCGTARTTDHNRVFLESLRAALTADPAWTGSGFDGIPERGYRAFARIYASWAASQAFYREGLYYKLGYDSLEDYLQRGWEANYRKRNPHDLIAMIDTWLRCDVGDNPIYRGDYCGALAAIRARTLVMPGATDLYFTPEDCAVEAARIPDAEYRPIPSIWGHRAGNPYQNPEDAAFIRAAVRELLDRPAL, from the coding sequence ATGACCCGCTCTGCCGAAGCTTTTGCCCTCGAAAACTTTGCCCTGCAGTGCGGAACGGTCCTCACCCGCGCCCAACTGGTCTACCAGACCCACGGCGAACTGGCGCGCGGGCGCGACAACGCCGTTCTCTACCCCACCTCCTACGGCGCGCGGCACGCCGACATCGACTGGCTCATCCACCCCGACCGCATCCTCGACCCGCGGCGCTACTTCGTGATCGTGGTCAATATGTTCGGCAACGGGCTATCCACATCGCCCAGCAACTGCGAGAAATGCGCCCTTGCCGAACAACGATTCTGGTTTACCCATTTCGACAATGTCCGCGCCCAAGAGCGACTATTGATCGAGGTTTTTGGTATCGAGCGGCTGGCGATGGTCTACGGCTGGTCGATGGGCGCCCAGCAGGCCTACCACTGGGGAGCACTCTACCCTGAGCGCGTCGAGCGGATTGCCGCCTTGTGCGGCACGGCGCGCACCACCGATCACAACCGGGTGTTTCTAGAGAGTTTGCGCGCGGCGCTCACTGCCGATCCGGCCTGGACGGGAAGCGGATTCGACGGCATACCCGAGCGCGGCTACCGCGCCTTTGCCCGCATCTACGCCAGTTGGGCGGCCTCCCAGGCGTTCTATCGCGAAGGACTTTACTACAAACTTGGCTACGACTCGCTCGAAGACTATTTGCAGCGTGGCTGGGAAGCAAACTACCGCAAGCGCAACCCGCACGACTTGATAGCGATGATCGACACCTGGCTGCGCTGCGATGTGGGCGATAACCCAATTTACCGGGGCGACTACTGCGGGGCACTTGCCGCGATCCGGGCGCGCACGCTCGTGATGCCCGGTGCCACGGACCTGTACTTCACGCCCGAAGATTGTGCGGTGGAGGCGGCACGCATCCCCGACGCCGAGTACCGGCCCATCCCCTCGATCTGGGGCCACCGCGCCGGCAATCCCTATCAAAATCCCGAAGACGCCGCCTTTATCCGTGCCGCCGTTCGGGAACTGCTCGATCGACCTGCGCTGTGA
- a CDS encoding fatty acid desaturase family protein: MSNGDGFIRRTAGEPELAARTASGGFRPDRLLLAQDLGALSVRRDSKGWVQLFGHLAVLGASGSLWASQIGNWPVAVPALVVYGFGLASMFAPLHECVHRTAFASNRTNDAVAWFAGLLSFYNSTFYRRYHKWHHRYTQIPGKDPELDDPKPSNLGGYLVEISGLSWWMGKLRGHFRVAAGRLDGCPFIPEDARTGVIRSVRLQLLVYAGAIALSLAAGQPWFWLYWLLPLAVGQPILRAILLAEHTGCSSDDNPLTNTRTTITIWPVRFLMWNMPFHTEHHLHASIPFHALPVAHQKLRPHFAHLAAGYVKVNRDIVARLG; this comes from the coding sequence ATGTCAAACGGTGACGGTTTCATAAGAAGAACGGCGGGGGAGCCGGAACTGGCGGCCCGGACCGCTTCCGGCGGCTTCAGGCCCGATCGGCTTCTGTTGGCCCAGGATCTGGGCGCCCTCAGCGTGCGCCGCGACAGCAAGGGCTGGGTGCAACTGTTCGGGCATCTGGCGGTGCTCGGTGCGAGCGGCTCGCTCTGGGCGAGCCAGATCGGCAACTGGCCTGTGGCTGTACCAGCGCTGGTGGTGTATGGGTTCGGCCTCGCTTCGATGTTCGCGCCGCTGCACGAGTGCGTTCACCGCACGGCCTTTGCGAGCAACCGCACCAACGATGCCGTTGCCTGGTTCGCCGGATTGCTGTCTTTTTACAACAGCACCTTCTACCGTCGCTACCACAAGTGGCACCACCGCTATACCCAGATTCCCGGCAAAGATCCCGAACTGGACGATCCGAAGCCCAGCAACCTGGGTGGATACCTGGTCGAAATTAGCGGCCTGAGTTGGTGGATGGGCAAATTGCGCGGGCACTTTCGGGTGGCGGCGGGCCGCCTGGACGGTTGCCCGTTTATTCCCGAGGATGCCCGCACCGGGGTGATCCGCTCGGTGCGGCTGCAACTGCTCGTTTATGCCGGGGCGATTGCGCTTTCGCTCGCAGCGGGTCAGCCCTGGTTTTGGCTCTACTGGCTTTTGCCCCTCGCGGTCGGTCAGCCGATTTTGCGGGCGATCCTGCTGGCGGAGCACACCGGCTGCAGCAGCGACGACAACCCGCTCACCAACACCCGCACCACGATCACCATCTGGCCGGTGCGTTTTTTGATGTGGAACATGCCCTTCCACACCGAGCACCACCTGCACGCCTCGATCCCATTCCACGCCCTGCCCGTTGCCCACCAAAAGCTGCGCCCCCACTTCGCCCACCTCGCGGCAGGCTATGTCAAAGTCAACCGCGACATCGTCGCCAGGCTCGGATGA